Proteins from a genomic interval of Zonotrichia leucophrys gambelii isolate GWCS_2022_RI chromosome 5, RI_Zleu_2.0, whole genome shotgun sequence:
- the ZDHHC22 gene encoding palmitoyltransferase ZDHHC22 — translation MLVLRLLNVVAPAYFLCISLVTFVLQIFVFIPSMFRDPSTTPLFSPALLHGALFLFLSANALGNYVLVIQNSPEDLGKDFNLGKGAEVADWLDGSRSPGSALPGTHFCRLCSRVTQRHDHHCFFTGNCIGSRNMRNFIMFCLYTSLACLESLVAGMAYISATLSMSFADPLAFLTLLPHSISQFFSGALLSSEMFVILMLYLWLGIGLACAGFCCHQLLLIVRGQTRYQVRKGMLVRARPWRDNLQEVFGKKWLLGLLIPVQNVESSYRRQKEK, via the exons ATGCTAGTTCTCAGGTTGCTCAATGTTGTCGCTCCAGCCTACTTCTTGTGCATCTCCCTAGTGACCTTCGTCCTCCAGATCTTTGTCTTCATCCCCAGCATGTTCAGAGACCCTTCCACCACCCCACTTTTCTcgcctgctctgctgcatggggccctcttcctcttcctctcagcTAATGCCCTGGGCAACTACGTCCTTGTGATCCAGAACTCCCCCGAGGACTTGGGCAAGGACTTTAACTTGGGCAAAGGAGCCGAAGTGGCAGACTGGCTGGATGGAAGCAGGTCCCCTGGCTCAGCCTTGCCCGGCACTCACTTCTGTAGACTGTGTTCCAGAGTCACCCAGAGGCATGACCACCACTGTTTCTTCACAGGGAACTGCATCGGGAGCAGGAACATGCGAAACTTCATCATGTTCTGCCTCTACACCTCCCTGGCTTGCCTTGAATCCCTGGTGGCAGGCATGGCTTACATTTCTGCTACACTTTCCATGTCCTTTGCGGACCCACTGGCCTTCCTCACTCTTCTGCCTCACTCCATCAGCCAGTTCTTCTCAG GAGCTCTCCTTAGCTCTGAGATGTTTGTGATCCTCATGCTCTACCTCTGGCTTGGGATTGGACTGGCGTGCGCCGGCTTCTGctgccaccagctgctgctgatcgTGCGCGGGCAGACGCGGTACCAGGTGCGGAAGGGAATGCTGGTGAGAGCCCGGCCCTGGAGGGACAACCTGCAAGAAGTCTTTGGCAAGAAGTGGCTGCTTGGACTTCTCATCCCTGTGCAGAATGTGGAGAGTAGCTACCGTaggcagaaagagaaataa
- the CIPC gene encoding CLOCK-interacting pacemaker isoform X1, with the protein MRARGAAAALPLGGREGGACPERVRRMRGAAELWRPRAQFLNGKGVKNCPWHHGNTQTKQSSTDTGEELLGRVREMKSSNHRSSMAAAESDKDSGYSDGSSECPSAMEHTDSEDVLNALCWNAEDGPWQCPRTTSSSFPALSPMVVMKNVLVKQGSSSQLQSWTVQPSFEVIPAQPQLVFLRPSIPPPISPHPVGKKRNDSTNYLPILNSYPKIAPQPCKRDHSFDLEECQETTCHKRLCTEAPKMEASPGLMSTGLPTSSFSHLPVSFKTPQDSSQQSSSALVTSGKLSALPGFHRVSSDAQKVPGLTPLLPFGALQAAKCTLPEGESASQAAVPAAVWSPPLVPEEICSTPELLLQQQSKCRRFQNTLVVLRRSGLLEITLKTKELIHQNQVTQAELDQLKHQTQLFIEAIKNNAPQSWAELEASLTGSDKADSNLEDPTYPNM; encoded by the exons ATGCGCGCTCGGGGCGCGGCGGCCGCGCTCCCCCTCGGTGGCCGTGAGGGCGGGGCGTGCCCGGAGCGGGTGCGGCGCATGCGCGGCGCGGCTGAGCTGTGGCGGCCCCGCGCCCAG TTCCTCAATGGAAAAGGTGTTAAAAACTGCCCATGGCACCATGGAAACACTCAGACAAAGCAGTCATCTACTGACACTGGTGAGGAATTGCTGGGCAGAGTGAGGGAAATGAAGAGCTCCAACCATCGCTCCAGTatggcagcagcagaatctGACAAAGACTCCGGATATTCAG ATGGAAGTTCAGAATGCCCAAGTGCTATGGAGCACACGGACTCGGAGGATGTGCTGAATGCGCTGTGTTGGAACGCAGAGGATGGACCTTGGCAATGCCCGAGGACCACAAGCAGCTCCTTTCCTGCCCTATCTCCTATGGTTGTTATGAAAAATGTGTTGGTTAAGCAG GGCAGTTCATCACAGCTCCAGTCTTGGACTGTGCAGCCATCCTTTGAAGTGATTCCAGCTCAGCCACAGCTAGTGTTTCTTCGTCCATCAATCCCACCTCCCATTAGTCCTCACCCTgttgggaaaaagagaaatgactCCACTAATTACCTACCCATCCTGAATTCTTATCCCAAAAtagcaccacagccctgcaaaAGAGATCACTCCTTTGATCTAGAAGAATGTCAGGAAACCACTTGCCATAAACGACTCTGCACAGAAGCACCCAAGATGGAGGCTTCTCCTGGACTGATGAGCACAGGCTTGCCTACTAGTTCTTTTTCCCACCTACCAGTTAGCTTTAAGACCCCTCAGGATTCTAGCCAGCAAAGTTCTTCAGCACTGGTGACAAGTGGAAAACTGTCAGCTCTTCCTGGTTTTCATCGTGTTTCCAGCGATGCTCAGAAGGTGCCAGGTTTGACTCCCCTTTTGCCTtttggagctctgcaggcagcaaagTGCACCCTTCCCGAGGGCGAGAGTGCGTCACAGGCTGCGgtgcctgctgcagtgtggagcCCTCCGTTGGTACCAGAGGAGATTTGCAGCACCCCCGAGCTGCTcttgcagcagcaaagcaagTGCAGGCGCTTTCAGAACACGCTGGTGGTGCTGCGCAGGTCGGGACTGCTGGAGATCACCCTAAAAACCAAGGAGCTCATTCATCAGAACCAGGTGACGCAGGCTGAGCTGGACCAGCTGAAGCACCAAACACAGCTTTTCATAGAGGCAATAAAGAACAATGCTCCACAGTCATGGGCAGAGCTAGAAGCATCCCTAACAGGATCTGATAAAGCTGATAGCAACCTCGAAGACCCCACTTATCCCAACATGTAG
- the CIPC gene encoding CLOCK-interacting pacemaker isoform X2, with translation MKSSNHRSSMAAAESDKDSGYSDGSSECPSAMEHTDSEDVLNALCWNAEDGPWQCPRTTSSSFPALSPMVVMKNVLVKQGSSSQLQSWTVQPSFEVIPAQPQLVFLRPSIPPPISPHPVGKKRNDSTNYLPILNSYPKIAPQPCKRDHSFDLEECQETTCHKRLCTEAPKMEASPGLMSTGLPTSSFSHLPVSFKTPQDSSQQSSSALVTSGKLSALPGFHRVSSDAQKVPGLTPLLPFGALQAAKCTLPEGESASQAAVPAAVWSPPLVPEEICSTPELLLQQQSKCRRFQNTLVVLRRSGLLEITLKTKELIHQNQVTQAELDQLKHQTQLFIEAIKNNAPQSWAELEASLTGSDKADSNLEDPTYPNM, from the exons ATGAAGAGCTCCAACCATCGCTCCAGTatggcagcagcagaatctGACAAAGACTCCGGATATTCAG ATGGAAGTTCAGAATGCCCAAGTGCTATGGAGCACACGGACTCGGAGGATGTGCTGAATGCGCTGTGTTGGAACGCAGAGGATGGACCTTGGCAATGCCCGAGGACCACAAGCAGCTCCTTTCCTGCCCTATCTCCTATGGTTGTTATGAAAAATGTGTTGGTTAAGCAG GGCAGTTCATCACAGCTCCAGTCTTGGACTGTGCAGCCATCCTTTGAAGTGATTCCAGCTCAGCCACAGCTAGTGTTTCTTCGTCCATCAATCCCACCTCCCATTAGTCCTCACCCTgttgggaaaaagagaaatgactCCACTAATTACCTACCCATCCTGAATTCTTATCCCAAAAtagcaccacagccctgcaaaAGAGATCACTCCTTTGATCTAGAAGAATGTCAGGAAACCACTTGCCATAAACGACTCTGCACAGAAGCACCCAAGATGGAGGCTTCTCCTGGACTGATGAGCACAGGCTTGCCTACTAGTTCTTTTTCCCACCTACCAGTTAGCTTTAAGACCCCTCAGGATTCTAGCCAGCAAAGTTCTTCAGCACTGGTGACAAGTGGAAAACTGTCAGCTCTTCCTGGTTTTCATCGTGTTTCCAGCGATGCTCAGAAGGTGCCAGGTTTGACTCCCCTTTTGCCTtttggagctctgcaggcagcaaagTGCACCCTTCCCGAGGGCGAGAGTGCGTCACAGGCTGCGgtgcctgctgcagtgtggagcCCTCCGTTGGTACCAGAGGAGATTTGCAGCACCCCCGAGCTGCTcttgcagcagcaaagcaagTGCAGGCGCTTTCAGAACACGCTGGTGGTGCTGCGCAGGTCGGGACTGCTGGAGATCACCCTAAAAACCAAGGAGCTCATTCATCAGAACCAGGTGACGCAGGCTGAGCTGGACCAGCTGAAGCACCAAACACAGCTTTTCATAGAGGCAATAAAGAACAATGCTCCACAGTCATGGGCAGAGCTAGAAGCATCCCTAACAGGATCTGATAAAGCTGATAGCAACCTCGAAGACCCCACTTATCCCAACATGTAG